In Juglans regia cultivar Chandler chromosome 5, Walnut 2.0, whole genome shotgun sequence, the following are encoded in one genomic region:
- the LOC108985393 gene encoding chaperonin-like RbcX protein 2, chloroplastic, whose amino-acid sequence MVGALSVVGSSVVDSHTSPCLCLDALPSANMNVKSGGDLVCLRNSMTRKHFRKPVSVELSSSFIGSGRELRVSRKALSSIVNRSSRKHRKGPKLVIVNEFAGQYEENFEDVKTQILNYFTYKAVRTVLNQLYEMNPTQYRWFYDFVATNQPGDGKRFVRTLVKEKQELAERVMVTRLHLYGKWIKKCNHAEIYQEISDENLELMRERLIETVIWPSDDTSTEKIG is encoded by the exons ATGGTGGGAGCTTTGTCCGTTGTGGGTTCCTCTGTGGTTGACTCGCATACTAGCCCTTGTTTGTGTTTGGATGCACTGCCTTCAGCTAATATGAACGTCAAGAGTGGTGGAGATTTGGTTTGTCTTAGAAATTCAATGACCAGGAAGCATTTTCGGAAACCGGTGTCCGTGGAGTTGAGCAGTTCATTCATTGGTTCCGGGCGTGAGTTGAGGGTCTCGAGGAAAGCGCTTTCGAGTATCGTTAATCGGAGTTCGAGGAAGCACCGGAAGGGTCCGAAATTGGTGATCGTCAACGAGTTCGCCGGCCAGTACGAAGAAAATTTTGAGGATGTTAAAACG CAAATCCTCAACTATTTCACATACAAGGCTGTGAGGACTGTTCTTAACCAGCTGTATGAGATGAATCCAACGCAATATAGGTGGTTTTATGA TTTTGTTGCAACAAATCAGCCCGGTGATGGAAAACGTTTCGTCCGTACACTAGTAAAG GAGAAGCAAGAGCTTGCTGAGAGAGTCATGGTAACCCGGCTTCACCTATATGGTAAATGGATCAAG AAATGTAATCATGCTGAAATATACCAAGAGATCTCAGATGAAAACTTGGAGTTGATGCGTGAACGTCTCATAGAGACTGTGATATGGCCCTCGGACGACACAAGCACAGAGAAGATTGGCTGA
- the LOC108985387 gene encoding transcription factor MYB83-like, which produces MQVTDQPLKMRKPEPSSCSSSSSSSAGKDIMNVQNSNNKLLRKGLWSPEEDDKLMNYMLNNGQGCWSDVARNAGLQRCGKSCRLRWINYLRPDLKRGAFSPQEEALIIHLHSLLGNRWSQIAARLPGRTDNEIKNFWNSTVKKRLRNLQSGSPSPNTSDYSSSPKDQVMGGLISMQEQAGIMPMYMDSSSSSSSMQAMALNQMVDPLHMLQHDLNMSNNIASGHFNAPQYMAQIDLGGDDLPGGNGAQLGDVDIGFDGEMFVPPLESVGIEEQVETENTYNRAMNNNTFHNTNNNNINRAENLARVGNCWEVEELRMGEWDLEEFMKDVPSFPLVDFQFSN; this is translated from the exons ATGCAGGTTACAGATCAGCCTCTGAAAATGAGGAAGCCAGAGCCCTCCTcctgctcctcctcctcctcctcctcagcTGGGAAAGACATAATGAACGTCCAAAATTCCAACAACAAATTACTTAGGAAAGGCTTGTGGTCACCGGAAGAGGATGACAAGCTCATGAATTATATGCTGAACAATGGCCAAGGTTGTTGGAGTGACGTGGCCAGAAATGCTGGCTTGCAGAGGTGTGGGAAGAGTTGCCGCCTGCGTTGGATTAATTACTTGAGGCCTGACCTTAAGCGTGGCGCATTCTCTCCCCAAGAAGAAGCCCTCATCATCCATTTGCACTCTCTTCTTGGCAACAG GTGGTCTCAAATTGCAGCACGCTTGCCAGGACGAACTGACAATGAAATAAAGAACTTTTGGAATTCAACTGTAAAGAAGAGGCTAAGGAACTTGCAGTCAGGATCACCTTCACCAAACACAAGCGATTATTCATCATCGCCAAAAGATCAAGTCATGGGCGGGCTCATTTCCATGCAAGAACAAGCTGGCATCATGCCCATGTACAtggattcatcatcatcatcatcttccatGCAGGCTATGGCCCTAAACCAGATGGTCGATCCATTGCATATGCTCCAGCATGACCTAAACATGTCCAATAATATTGCAAGTGGACACTTTAATGCACCACAATACATGGCTCAAATTGATCTAGGTGGAGATGATCTTCCTGGAGGAAATGGGGCCCAGCTTGGAGATGTTGATATTGGGTTTGATGGGGAAATGTTTGTTCCTCCTTTAGAGAGCGTAGGCATTGAAGAGCAAGTTGAAacagaaaatacatataataggGCAATGAATAATAACACCTTCCATAACACgaacaacaacaacattaaCAGAGCAGAAAACTTAGCTCGGGTTGGAAATTGTTGGGAGGTAGAAGAGCTTAGAATGGGGGAATGGGACTTGGAGGAGTTTATGAAAGATGTTCCCTCCTTTCCTTTAGTTGATTTCCAGTTCAGTAATTGA